One part of the Vitis riparia cultivar Riparia Gloire de Montpellier isolate 1030 chromosome 6, EGFV_Vit.rip_1.0, whole genome shotgun sequence genome encodes these proteins:
- the LOC117916163 gene encoding calcium uniporter protein 6, mitochondrial-like codes for MWRWSCVLRKGLSAAVRYGNGNGGKPAFGSCVLLPKVMVSMLSSTAPPPPPPPASSSPSFASGDPISFAEAKKLMRLVNVEALKMKLGMEGKEVICYSELLDACESMGVARTLDEAAAFARVLDEAGIVLLFRNKVYLHPDKVVDLVRRAMPLALAPEDDPRRDELKRLQKKKEEIDRLAHKQVRRILWSGLGLTMAQVGLFFRLTFWEFSWDVMEPIAFFTTTSGIIVGYAYFLITSNDPTYQDIVKRLFLSRQRKLFKKHNFDIDRFLELQKTCKSPLDVSAPVKSRWTELEDALHGN; via the exons atgtGGAGATGGTCGTGTGTTTTAAGGAAGGGATTGTCAGCGGCCGTTAGGTATGGGAATGGAAATGGCGGAAAGCCAGCTTTCGGATCCTGCGTTCTCTTACCCAAAGTTATGGTCTCAATGTTGTCGTCCACGGCACCACCGCCGCCGCCACCTCCTGCTTCTTCGTCGCCCAGCTTCGCGTCAGGAGATCCGATATCCTTCGCCGAGGCAAAGAAGCTAATGAGACTCGTGAATGTGGAGGCGCTGAAGATGAAGCTGGGAATGGAAGGGAAAGAGGTGATTTGCTATTCTGAGCTTCTCGATGCCTGCGAGAGCATGGGCGTGGCAAGAACGCTTGATGAGGCTGCCGCTTTTGCCCGTGTCCTTGACGAGGCAGGCATCGTCCTTCTCTTCAGAAACAAGGTGTACCTACATCCGGACAAG GTTGTGGATCTGGTTAGAAGAGCAATGCCCTTGGCCCTAGCACCAGAAGATGACCCTAGGAGGGATGAACTGAAAAGGCTGcagaagaagaaggaagaaatTGACAGGCTGGCACATAAGCAGGTCCGTCGTATCCTCTGGTCAGGTCTGGGGTTGACTATGGCACAAGTCGGGCTGTTCTTTCGGTTAACATTCTGGGAATTCTCATGGGATGTCATGGAGCCCATTGCATTTTTCACAACCACCTCAGGTATAATTGTAGGTTATGCTTACTTCCTGATCACTTCAAATGACCCCACATACCAAGATATCGTGAAAAGGCTCTTCCTCTCAAGGCAGAGGAAGCTGTTCAAGAAGCACAATTTTGATATTGACAGATTTTTGGAATTACAAAAAACATGCAAGTCGCCACTAGATGTGTCTGCCCCTGTCAAAAGTCGCTGGACAGAACTAGAGGACGCTTTACATGGGAATTAA